The Megalobrama amblycephala isolate DHTTF-2021 linkage group LG7, ASM1881202v1, whole genome shotgun sequence genome window below encodes:
- the LOC125271099 gene encoding adhesion G protein-coupled receptor E5-like isoform X1 — translation MELKWTLLMGLFLPSCSVGNYDLVVLIKKKNSLTVMNILMIFTTLEGIRVSVIVVFTFIMTRFLPHSTLPSVCFTDLDDWEFFQSVCEYPDNEFSGSGDFEIESSAGSVAEYEDIDECEDPDVCGINAECHNHPGGYSCICHQGYSNYGNNQSKCIKMNCDQFKPEPDAEHTPKKLKHLMSLLKNSCETLNDPQEEHFTGKMLLENLFNSTDDLLSDGNIASGKMLSQFLDAVENSMRLIGPQLKEPVTRMETHNTVAEVAVTRSQTPPTGSVTLSTDSALFNTSWETVVGKSYPGFAFVALVSFKNLNSSSDQFHKISRERSDDKERKITYQLNSKVVTVVVSNPDTKRLSEPVTLIFTHMEERTESGSADYSCVFWNETEGAWSGQGCEKAWSNGTHTSCSYSHLSSFALLMALYPVQDTSELVLITRVGLVLSLVCLFLCILTFRFCRSIQGTRNSIHLHLSVCLFIADLVFLCGISSTHNRIACAIVAGLLHYFFLSAFCWMLLEGVQLYRMVVLVFHTTIKHLYMYAVGYGVPLVIVTVSAITYPQGYGTDQHCWLSLDGYFILSFFIPVCIVIILNCFVFIITVWKLAKKFSNLNPDLSKLKQIRSFTVTAVAQLCVLGGTWVFGFFLFQKKGTEVMLYLFTIFNSLQGALIFIMHCLLSKTATKGEIYKMSCSCSSCVACSVRKGLIFLMLCIANLHDCAILAMWSLKVSWSSKITPRFLIELEGIIVDELS, via the exons ATGGAGCTAAAGTGGACACTTCTTATGG GTCTCTTTCTGCCGTCATGTAGTGTTGGTAATTATGACCTTGtggttttaattaaaaaaaagaacagtttgactgtaatgaatattttaatgatttttacaacattAGAGGGAATACGTGTATCTGTAATTGTagtttttacctttataatgaCACGTTTCCTTCCTCATTCCACTCTTCCATCTGTCTGTTTTACAGATCTGGATGACTGGGAGTTTTTTCAAAGTGTGTGTG AATATCCCGATAATGAATTTTCCGGCTCTGGTGATTTTGAGATTGAGAGCTCAGCTGGCTCTGTAGCAGAATATGAAG aCATCGATGAGTGTGAAGATCCAGATGTTTGTGGCATAAATGCAGAATGCCACAATCATCCAGGCGGATACAGCTGCATATGTCACCAGGGTTACAGTAACTACGGCAACAACCAGTCAAAATGCATCA AAATGAACTGCGATCAGTTTAAACCTGAGCCTGATGCAGAACACACACCGAAAAAG TTGAAGCATTTGATGTCACTGTTGAAGAACAGCTGTGAGACTCTGAATGATCCACAAGAAGAACATTTCACTGGCAAGATGTTACTGGAG AACTTGTTCAATTCCACTGATGATCTGCTGTCGGATGGAAACATCGCTAGCGGAAAGATGTTGAGTCAGTTTCTGGACGCGGTGGAGAACAGCATGCGTCTGATCGGACCTCAGCTTAAAGAGCCTGTGACCAGGATGGAGACACACAACACCG TCGCTGAGGTTGCAGTCACACGGAGTCAGACTCCGCCCACTGGGAGTGTCACTCTGAGCACAGACTCCGCCCTCTTCAACACCAGCTGGGAGACAGTTGTAGGGAAATCATATCCAG GTTTTGCGTTTGTGGCGCTGGTCAGTTTTAAAAATCTGAACTCATCCAGTGATCAGTTCCACAAGATCAGCAGAGAGAGATCAGATGATAAAGAGAGAAAAATCACTTATCAACTCAACTCAAAGGTGGTGACAGTCGTTGTCAGTAATCCAGACACCAAACGTCTTTCTGAGCCAGTGACGCTCATCTTTACACACATGGAG GAGAGGACGGAGTCTGGGAGCGCGGATTATTCCTGTGTGTTCTGGAATGAGACTGAGGGGGCGTGGTCTGGGCAGGGCTGTGAGAAGGCGTGGTCTAATGGCACTCATACAAGCTGTTCCTACTCTCACCTGAGTAGTTTCGCTCTGCTTATGGCCCTCTACCCTGTCCAG GACACGTCTGAGTTGGTGTTGATCACACGTGTGGGTTTAGTTTTGTCTCTGGTCTGTTTATTTCTCTGTATCCTGACGTTCCGGTTTTGTCGCTCAATCCAAGGAACCCGAAATAGCATTCATCTTCACCTGAGTGTGTGCCTCTTCATCGCAGACCTCGTCTTCCTTTGCGGTATCTCCAGCACTCACAACAGG ATAGCGTGTGCGATTGTGGCTGGCCTGCTTCATTACTTCTTCTTGTCTGCGTTCTGCTGGATGCTGCTGGAGGGGGTTCAGCTCTACCGGATGGTTGTGCTGGTGTTTCACACCACAATAAAACATCTGTACATGTACGCCGTGGGATACGGAGTCCCTCTCGTCATTGTCACCGTCTCTGCCATCACTTATCCTCAAGGATATGGCACTGATCAACA CTGTTGGCTCTCTCTTGATGGTTATTTCATCTTGAGTTTTTTCATACCCGTCTGCATCGTCATCATCCTCAACTGTTTTGTCTTCATCATCACTGTGTGGAAACTGGCAAAAAAATTCTCCAATCTCAATCCAGACCTCTCCAAACTCAAACAGATcag GAGTTTTACAGTGACCGCAGTGGCTCAGTTGTGTGTTCTCGGTGGGACGTGGGTTTTTGGCTTCTTCCTCTTCCAGAAGAAAGGGACTGAAGTCATGTTGTACCTCTTCACCATCTTCAACAGCCTACAGGGGGCGCTCATCTTCATCATGCACTGCCTGCTGTCCAAAACG gccacaaaaggagaaatttacaaaatgtctTGCTCATGCTCATCTTGTGTTGCATGCTCTGTTAGGAAAGGCCTGATCTTCCTGATGTTATGTATTGCAAACCTGCATGATTGTGCCATCcttgcaatgtggtctttgaaggtcagCTGGTCATCAAAGATTACCCCAAGATTTCTGATTGAACTTGAAGGGATTATTGTTGATGAACTTAGCTGA